The following coding sequences lie in one Niabella agricola genomic window:
- a CDS encoding FecR domain-containing protein, protein MEHKLIAYHEQLLDASERKAVEQWLRQDPAHQGIYDKTIRIWEQSRNPLAYTYYNKERAWDKIQAQIDQVPAAAGRGRFAALKWWQVAAVAASLAGIVLFFLVWLRPEPRVYIADAGTRELHLKDNSTIELYANGVLEVDRAFNRKTRTVTLKGDARFDIARNPDKPFIIHNKKMEVQVLGTAFTIQQRMAFNTVYVHSGKVKATLGNQTVTAVAGQKIVQDNKTRQLLLREIQTPIESVLKTQTIRCNNMRIDSLANILRELYNVDVQFDPAIGSKRITSTYLSYESPEQVMENIALMINATWRKQGDHYIITK, encoded by the coding sequence ATGGAGCATAAACTGATAGCCTATCATGAGCAGCTGTTGGATGCTTCGGAACGGAAAGCGGTGGAGCAATGGTTGCGGCAGGATCCTGCGCATCAGGGCATTTATGACAAAACCATCCGGATATGGGAACAATCCAGGAATCCATTGGCGTATACCTATTATAACAAGGAGCGGGCCTGGGATAAGATCCAGGCGCAGATCGATCAGGTTCCTGCAGCGGCGGGCCGCGGCCGGTTCGCTGCTTTAAAATGGTGGCAGGTGGCTGCTGTTGCGGCCTCTCTTGCGGGGATCGTATTGTTTTTCCTGGTATGGTTGCGCCCGGAACCGCGGGTATATATTGCCGATGCCGGCACCCGGGAATTGCATTTAAAAGATAACAGCACCATTGAACTATACGCGAACGGTGTGCTGGAAGTAGACCGGGCGTTTAACAGAAAAACGAGAACTGTAACCTTAAAAGGCGATGCGCGTTTTGATATTGCCCGCAACCCCGATAAGCCGTTCATTATTCACAATAAAAAGATGGAGGTACAGGTACTGGGTACTGCCTTCACCATACAGCAACGCATGGCGTTTAATACCGTGTATGTACATTCGGGGAAGGTAAAAGCAACGCTGGGGAATCAGACTGTAACGGCGGTGGCTGGTCAAAAGATTGTACAGGATAACAAAACCCGTCAATTACTGCTGCGAGAAATCCAAACGCCGATTGAATCCGTATTGAAAACGCAAACCATTCGCTGCAATAATATGCGCATCGACAGCCTGGCGAATATTTTGAGGGAGCTTTATAATGTAGATGTTCAGTTCGATCCGGCTATTGGCAGCAAACGCATTACAAGCACCTATTTATCCTATGAATCTCCGGAGCAGGTAATGGAGAACATCGCACTGATGATCAATGCTACCTGGCGTAAACAAGGCGACCATTATATCATTACTAAATAA
- a CDS encoding M1 family metallopeptidase: MKKIFTLILTLVVTVGFAQDSYWQQHLKYDMQVTLDDKTRSLTGKQAIQYKNNSPETLHFIWYHIWPNAYKNDSTALFKQIRSDLSRTEKLDAVTYGSIDGLNFKVDGKPAKTAPHSNPEYIDIIKVLLPEPLKPGATVTITTDFNVKLPSYFSRSGFADGEFMICQWYPKPAVFDKSGWHEFPYLDMGEFYSEYADYQVKITLPSDYVVGATGVLQDKEELERYKSVGAMNAAGRNASPKLYKPTKAGLKTLTYKAENVPDFAWFAEKGLVIQYDTIRLTNKTVDAFTYYHNQPGTLWNNSIDYVKDAVHHYSKWIGEYQYPTVQAFEGPKNNSSGGMEYPMITLITCPDATKEYLDGVIAHEVGHNWFMSMLGSNERAHTWQDEGLNTYYQFRYEAEKYHYNSVARESIPEAIKKLPVPEFQERIYFALSQIPMQSAIEQPAADFKTSEDYGLVSYLKTSIWMYLLERRFGQDKVDQAFRDYFNTWNNKHPQPEDLKASFEKSLGTNLDQFFALLKKQGSLIQ; the protein is encoded by the coding sequence ATGAAGAAGATTTTTACGCTGATCCTTACCCTTGTTGTCACTGTTGGTTTTGCCCAGGACAGTTACTGGCAGCAACACCTGAAATACGATATGCAGGTAACCCTCGATGATAAAACCCGGTCCTTAACGGGCAAACAGGCCATCCAATACAAAAACAATTCGCCGGAAACGCTCCATTTTATCTGGTACCATATCTGGCCCAATGCCTACAAAAACGATTCTACAGCTTTGTTTAAACAGATCCGGAGCGATCTTTCACGGACTGAAAAACTGGATGCTGTCACTTATGGTTCCATCGACGGCCTTAATTTTAAGGTGGACGGGAAGCCGGCGAAAACAGCACCGCATTCCAACCCGGAATACATCGACATTATAAAGGTATTGCTGCCCGAGCCTTTAAAACCCGGGGCAACTGTGACTATTACCACTGATTTCAATGTAAAACTGCCCTCCTATTTTTCAAGATCCGGCTTTGCCGATGGCGAGTTCATGATCTGCCAGTGGTATCCCAAACCGGCTGTATTTGATAAAAGCGGGTGGCATGAATTCCCTTACCTGGATATGGGTGAGTTTTACAGCGAATACGCCGATTACCAGGTGAAAATAACATTGCCGTCTGATTATGTGGTGGGCGCCACCGGGGTGTTGCAGGACAAGGAAGAGCTGGAGCGGTACAAATCGGTGGGCGCCATGAATGCTGCTGGCAGGAATGCTTCGCCCAAACTTTACAAACCGACAAAAGCGGGACTGAAAACGCTAACCTACAAGGCAGAAAACGTACCGGACTTTGCATGGTTTGCCGAAAAAGGCCTGGTAATCCAGTACGACACGATCCGGTTAACGAATAAAACAGTGGATGCCTTTACCTATTATCATAACCAGCCCGGCACTTTATGGAACAACAGCATCGATTATGTAAAAGATGCTGTACACCATTACAGCAAATGGATTGGCGAATACCAGTACCCGACGGTACAGGCGTTTGAGGGTCCAAAAAATAATTCCAGCGGGGGTATGGAATACCCGATGATTACATTGATCACCTGTCCGGATGCTACAAAGGAATACCTGGATGGCGTTATCGCTCACGAAGTTGGTCATAACTGGTTTATGAGCATGCTGGGGTCTAATGAGCGCGCACATACCTGGCAGGATGAAGGATTGAATACGTATTACCAGTTCCGGTACGAAGCAGAAAAATACCACTACAATTCGGTGGCCCGGGAATCGATACCGGAAGCCATCAAAAAACTGCCGGTGCCGGAGTTCCAGGAACGGATTTATTTTGCACTTTCACAGATTCCTATGCAAAGTGCAATTGAGCAGCCTGCCGCTGATTTTAAAACCTCCGAAGATTACGGGTTGGTTTCTTATCTCAAAACCTCCATCTGGATGTATCTGCTCGAACGCCGGTTTGGCCAGGATAAGGTAGACCAGGCCTTCCGCGATTACTTTAACACCTGGAACAACAAACACCCGCAGCCGGAAGACCTGAAAGCTTCTTTTGAGAAGAGCCTGGGCACCAACCTGGATCAATTTTTCGCGCTTTTGAAAAAGCAGGGATCCCTTATTCAATAG
- a CDS encoding RNA polymerase sigma-70 factor — protein sequence MALDQAQYKHVFDLHYEALYGYACSILRSEVYVEDILQNIFIKLWETRNTIQVVSVKAYLYTAVRNECLNQLKHKGVQAVYAHTAKVTGTEADHGNRAEQKELQEHIQGLLDRLPEKCATVFYMCRQLGLSYREVAEELDLSIKTVENHMTKALKFLRGGLATYLVSLLFLFIYQLFNV from the coding sequence ATGGCTTTGGACCAGGCTCAATATAAACATGTTTTTGATCTTCATTATGAGGCATTGTACGGGTATGCCTGTTCCATACTGAGATCGGAAGTGTATGTGGAAGATATTTTACAGAATATTTTTATAAAGCTTTGGGAAACCCGCAATACCATACAGGTGGTATCTGTAAAAGCATACCTGTATACAGCAGTGCGCAATGAGTGCCTTAATCAGCTAAAGCACAAAGGAGTGCAGGCGGTATACGCGCATACGGCAAAGGTTACTGGAACGGAAGCCGACCACGGCAATAGGGCGGAGCAAAAGGAGTTACAGGAGCATATCCAGGGTCTTTTAGATCGCCTGCCTGAGAAATGTGCTACCGTTTTTTATATGTGCCGGCAATTGGGACTGAGCTACCGGGAGGTGGCGGAGGAACTGGACCTGTCGATAAAAACGGTGGAAAATCATATGACCAAAGCATTGAAGTTCCTGCGCGGCGGCCTGGCAACCTATCTGGTAAGCCTGCTGTTTTTATTCATTTATCAACTTTTCAATGTATAA